The Rhodospirillales bacterium genome includes the window AGGATGTGTCCCGGCGTTGAGACGGCGCGGCCAGGAGCCAGGGCGGGCGGAAAAGCCAGCAAAACTCTGACTTTTTTCCCGCCCGTTAACTTCCCGTAAAGCCCCTTCCTGCTATTCGGGCGCCATGGCCCGAATCCTGACCGATGCCGGTTCCGTCTTCCCGGCGGGAACCGGCGATTTCATGAAGCGACGCCTGTCCGAAGTCGGCGGACTCGCCCTGCTCGCCATGGGCGCGTTCGCCCTCGTCGCGCTCGCCACCTATTCGGCCGCCGATCCTTCCTTCAACCGCGCGGCGCCGGGCGAGCCCGCCAATCTTCTCGGTTTCGCCGGCGCTTCGATCGCCGACGCGCTGTTGCAAACCCTGGGTCTCGCCGCTGTCGTTCCCGTCGGCGCGCTCCTCGCCTGGGGCTGGCTTTATGTGCGCAAACGGGGGCCGAGCCGGCCATGGCTCAGGCTCCCCCTGCTGCTGGGCGCGGCGCTTCTGGTCGCGGCGGCCGCGGCCGCGCCCGAGCCGATCGCCGGCTGGCCGTTGCTCGCGCGCATGGGCGGCGCGGGCGGCGATGCCCTGTGGAAGCTGGCCCTGCCGTGGTTCGCCAGGATCCCGGGCGCGGAATCCCTCGATCCCCTCTATATCGCCGCGGGCTTGTTCGCCGTCGGCGCCGGCGTGTTCGTCGCCGCGCTCGGCCTATCGCTCGACGACGCGCGTCTCGGCATGCGCGGCGCGGTCGCGGTCGCCGGCGCGCTGCACGGCGGCTACCGCATCGGGCGCGACGCGGTGAGCGGAATTTCGGAGCGCATGGCCGAGCGGAAACTGACCGCCTGGTCGCCGATCCGTTTCGGCGACGGCGGCGAAAACGCCCGCGTCGAGCCGAGCTTGAGCGCTGGCCGTGCCGATCCGATCGACGACGAAGCCGACATGCGGGATTGCGCGCGCGACGCGCATGACGACGGCCCGCATCTCGGCGTGCGAGACGACCTGGTCGCGCCGCGCGCCGCCAAGGTCAGGCCGGGCAAGCGCGAAGGCGCCCGGCGCCAGGGCCGCCTGCCGCTGCCCGGCGACGATTACGCGCCGCCGCCGCTCGATCTGCTCGACGAAAGCGAGCGAACGCGCCCGGTCGCGGTCAGCGAGGACGCGCTCGAGCAGAACGCCAAGCTGCTGGCGCGCGTGCTCGAGGACTTCGGCATCTCGGGCGAAATCGTCAAGGTCCGCCCCGGTCCGGTGGTCACCCTTTACGAGCTCGAACCGGCGCCGGGCACCAAAACCTCGCGCGTGATCGCGCTCGCCGACGACATCGCGCGCTCCATGAGCGCGGTTTCGGCGCGGATCGCGGTGGTGCCCGGGCGCAACGTCATCGGCATCGAACTGCCCAACGTGCGCCGCGAAATGGTGCATCTGCGCGAACTGCTCGCCTCCGAAACCGCGGAGCGCGCCGGCGCCAAGCTGCCGCTGGCGCTCGGCAAGGACATCGGCGGCGCGCCGGTGGTGGTCGATCTTTCGCGCATGCCGCACCTTCTGATCGCCGGCACCACCGGCTCGGGCAAGTCGGTGGCCATGAATACCATGATCCTGTCGCTGCTCTACCAACTCCCGCCCGATCAGTGCCGCTTCATCATGATCGACCCGAAGATGCTGGAATTGTC containing:
- a CDS encoding DUF87 domain-containing protein; translation: MARILTDAGSVFPAGTGDFMKRRLSEVGGLALLAMGAFALVALATYSAADPSFNRAAPGEPANLLGFAGASIADALLQTLGLAAVVPVGALLAWGWLYVRKRGPSRPWLRLPLLLGAALLVAAAAAAPEPIAGWPLLARMGGAGGDALWKLALPWFARIPGAESLDPLYIAAGLFAVGAGVFVAALGLSLDDARLGMRGAVAVAGALHGGYRIGRDAVSGISERMAERKLTAWSPIRFGDGGENARVEPSLSAGRADPIDDEADMRDCARDAHDDGPHLGVRDDLVAPRAAKVRPGKREGARRQGRLPLPGDDYAPPPLDLLDESERTRPVAVSEDALEQNAKLLARVLEDFGISGEIVKVRPGPVVTLYELEPAPGTKTSRVIALADDIARSMSAVSARIAVVPGRNVIGIELPNVRREMVHLRELLASETAERAGAKLPLALGKDIGGAPVVVDLSRMPHLLIAGTTGSGKSVAMNTMILSLLYQLPPDQCRFIMIDPKMLELSVYEGIPHLLCPVVTEPGKAVVALKWTVREMEERYRAMAQLGVRNIAGYNARLAEAKKRGETLSRRVQTGFDDEGRPIFEDQPIATDPLPFVVVVVDEMADLMLVAGKDIEAAVQRLAQMARAAGIHLIMATQRPSVDVITGTIKANFPTRISFQVTSKIDSRTILGETGAEQLLGQGDMLYMAGGGRISRIHGPFVSDKEVETVVKFLKAQGEPAYVEDVTEEPEETSAFGLSGGDGDGGEEFYDQAVALVAREGKASTSFIQRHFQIGYNRAARIVERMEAEGVVSKPNRVGRREVLVGGRGAA